Proteins encoded together in one Festucalex cinctus isolate MCC-2025b chromosome 8, RoL_Fcin_1.0, whole genome shotgun sequence window:
- the cav4a gene encoding caveolin-2 encodes MAGVRKGGDLEEVEIDLGDASDPEDLDEGEQPETLWKASSDREGESIHSSSLVDISDTKPLINVRDPRGMNDCLKVTFEDVIAEPVSVRSGDRVWIWSHALFEVSRIWVYRIVTVLLAIPMSILSGILFAVLSCIHIWMISPCIKCILIGTRWLQKLWDVVLEVIVRPLLTSAGRCCGGFNIHLAEE; translated from the exons ATGGCCGGCGTGAGGAAGGGGGGAGATTTGGAGGAGGTCGAGATTGACCTGGGGGACGCCAGTGACCCCGAAGATTTGGATGAAGGGGAACAACCAGAGACGCTTTGGAAAGCGTCCTCTGACCGAGAAGGAGAAAGTATTCATTCGTCTTCTCTGGTGGATATCAGCGATACCAAACCTCTGATCAACGTTCGAGACCCTCGAGGGATGAACGACTGCCTCAAG GTGACGTTCGAGGATGTCATTGCTGAGCCAGTGTCGGTGCGTAGTGGGGACCGAGTGTGGATCTGGAGCCACGCTTTGTTTGAAGTCAGCCGAATTTGGGTATACCGGATCGTCACGGTGCTTCTGGCAATCCCCATGTCCATCCTTTCCGGAATCCTCTTTGCTGTCCTCAGTTGTATACATATTTG GATGATCAGCCCGTGCATCAAGTGCATCCTAATCGGAACACGTTGGCTGCAGAAGTTGTGGGACGTGGTGCTGGAGGTCATCGTGCGGCCTTTGCTGACCAGCGCCGGGCGATGCTGTGGCGGCTTTAATATTCACCTGGCCGAGGAATAA
- the oxtrb gene encoding oxytocin receptor b, with the protein MEEFLRADDTRAHNASWVRWRSWENGSHSANRTAAANNPLKRNEDVAKAEVAVLALVLLLALTGNLCVLRAIRAAKPRQSRMLYFMRHLSIADLVVAVFQVLPQLIWDITFRFYGPDVLCRLVKYAQVVGMFASTYMLVLMSIDRCLAICQPLRPVRGGRDRACVATSWLLSLIFSTPQAYIFSLREVGDGVYDCWGDFVQPWGAKAYITWMTLSIYILPVGVLSVCYGLICVKIWQNFNLKTRREHVLALSHKGARHPCRVSSVRLISKAKIRTVKMTFVVVLAYIACWTPFFFVQMWSAWDDAAPREHTAFIIAILLASLNSCCNPWIYMFFAGHMFQGVTSGVFCCRRYAAASSCGGRHGNSSAYAVKKDSSHRSLSHTSSTAAPAAP; encoded by the exons ATGGAGGAGTTTTTACGCGCGGACGACACCCGAGCCCACAACGCGTCGTGGGTCAGGTGGCGCTCGTGGGAGAACGGGAGTCACTCGGCCAACCGCACCGCCGCCGCCAACAACCCTTTAAAACGCAACGAGGACGTGGCCAAAGCGGAAGTGGCCGTCCTGGCGCTGGTCCTGCTTCTCGCGCTCACCGGCAACCTGTGCGTGCTGCGGGCCATCCGCGCCGCCAAGCCGCGCCAATCTCGGATGCTCTACTTCATGCGGCACCTGAGCATCGCCGACCTGGTGGTGGCCGTCTTCCAGGTTCTGCCGCAGCTCATCTGGGACATCACCTTCCGCTTCTACGGGCCGGACGTGCTGTGCAGGCTGGTGAAGTACGCGCAGGTGGTGGGCATGTTCGCGTCCACGTACATGCTGGTGCTGATGTCCATCGACAGGTGCTTGGCCATCTGCCAGCCGCTCCGACCCGTGCGCGGGGGAAGGGACCGCGCGTGCGTGGCCACGTCGTGGCTGCTCAGTCTGATTTTCAGCACGCCTCAAGCGTACATCTTCTCCCTGCGGGAGGTCGGCGACGGCGTGTACGACTGCTGGGGGGATTTTGTGCAACCGTGGGGCGCCAAGGCGTACATCACATGGATGACTCTCAGCATCTACATCCTCCCCGTGGGCGTCCTCAGCGTGTGCTACGGCCTCATTTGTGTGAAAATCTGGCAGAACTTTAACCTGAAAACCAGGAGGGAACACGTCTTGGCTCTGTCGCACAAAGGTGCGCGTCATCCCTGTCGGGTGAGCAGCGTCAGGCTCATCTCCAAAGCCAAGATCCGAACCGTCAAAATGACTTTCGTGGTGGTGCTGGCCTACATCGCGTGCTGGACTCCCTTTTTCTTTGTCCAGATGTGGTCTGCGTGGGATGATGCGGCTCCACGAGAAC ACACGGCCTTCATCATCGCCATTTTGCTGGCCAGCCTGAACAGCTGCTGCAACCCGTGGATCTACATGTTCTTCGCCGGTCACATGTTCCAGGGCGTAACGAGCGGCGTCTTCTGCTGTCGTCGCTACGCGGCGGCGTCCTCGTGCGGCGGCCGTCACGGCAACTCCTCCGCGTACGCCGTCAAGAAGGACAGCAGCCACAGGAGCCTGTCGCACACGTCAAGCACGGCGGCGCCGGCGGCACCTTGA